The genomic DNA CCGCTGCCGGACGGCGGCGACGGGATCGGCCGATGGATAGATCGGAGGCAACTGGGCGACAGCATCGCGGACCTCTCGCAACTCTTCCAGCAGCTTGGCGCACGACGGTTCGGCGTCGATCGTCTGTTGAACGATCGCCCGTTCGTCGCTGGACAATTCGTCGTCCAGGTAAGCGGTCAGCATTTCCTCGTTAAACTGCATGGTCATCTATCCGTTGCTCGTCGCGAGCTACTCTACTTCAATCTTCGTCGATCGTTTCGTCGCGCGATAGCAAATCCCGCAGGTCGAGCCGCGCTCGGTGCAAACGGCTGCGGACTGTTCCTTTTGGGATCGCCAATATCTCGGCGATCTCGCCGTAATCGAGGCCGTCGATGTCTCGCAACACCAAGACCGTCCGGCGGTTGGGTTCCAGCCGCTCGATCGCGGATCGCAGGCGAGCGATTTGTTCGGCGTCGGCCATCCGCTGATCGACCGCCACCGCAGGGTCTTCGGGCGTGGGAGCTGTTTCGATGTTCGTTCGGGTGTGAGTGCTTTCCAGCCTGCGTTTCCGCCGCTTGGTGATCGTTAAATTGAAGGCGATCCGGTACATCCAGGTGAAAAAGCTGCTTTTGCCAGCAAATGTGTCCAACTTAAAATATGCCTGAGCCAGCGTTTCCTGCATCAGATCCTCGGCATCGTCGCGGTTTCCCACCTGGGCGCGGATCATCGTCAACAACCGACCTGCATGCCGCCGGACCAATGAATCATAGGCAGCCGGCTCCCCCGCCAAGGCCCTGCCAATCAGGGCGTCGTCGGAAGCCTCCACTGCTTCATCCGCCGGTTTGCTATGATTCTGGACGTTCATCTGGGTGGGGCGGTTCCCGGAAATGCATCGATCGTTTGTCGATTTGGCATGTTTTACATCTTCTATTTTAAGCAGAGCGCGGTGCGGCGTCGCTGCTTTCCCGCTGCCGCGTCGCGTCCAGTGGCATGTTATACCGCCTGCCGCCGGCAAATGGCACCGTCGCTGCGCCGAACCGCAACTTCGCAGGGCGGGTGATGAACGGCCCCCCCCGATGCGCAGCCGCTCCCGCGACGCCACGCCATCGCAACAGCGAGTCCTTATATAGGACCACGCTGGCGAGACCGCAAGCAACCGCGCGCCGCGTTCCACTCGCTAGCAGAAGCCCGATACCTTAAACTGCCGATGCGGAGCTACTTCCAGCCACCGGGGTACCATCTTGGATGAATGAATCGAGTCTTGTGGCCGATGTCGCCGAACACGACGATGACCTCGGCGGCGACAACCGTCAGTTCAGAGCAGAGCAGTTGCGTTGCGCGGAACCTACCGGCAGAGTCCAGAAACTCAGGGCGATCTGTTTACGGCGGGGCTCCGAACCTGAAAAGCCGATGCTGTGAGCGCCCCGCTGCCGCGCGAGGAGGCGGAAAATTCGACGACAGTTCAGCAACAACTGCGACTGCGCACGTTGGCATGGATTGTGGTCGGGATGTTGGTGGCAACCTCGCCGGTGCTGCTGTACGCGATGTTGAATCTGCACAGCAACACCACGGACATGCACCAGTGGTTGCCCGAGGGACGCCCCGAGGTGCAGCGCTACCAAGAATTCATCCAAAGGTTCGGCGGCGACGAGATTGTTATTGTCAGCTGGCCCGGCTGCACCTTCAACGATCCGCGACTACCGCAACTGGCCGATGCCTTGCGCGATGCGATGGCGAAAGATCCGCAACCGATCTGGCACAGCGTGATCACGGGCCCCGACGCGATGCGCGAACTGATTCAAGGTCCCGCCAAGCTGCGGCCGGGGCAAGCGGCCGGGCGAATCGATAGGTTGTTGATCGGTCCCGACCGAAAGACGACAGCTGCGTTGATCGCGCTGACGCCCGCCGGCGGCGAACATCCACATCGAGTGATCGATTCGATCACTCAAATCGCCCGACAAACCTGCGATCTGTCGCGCGATCAATTGCGGATCACCGGCGGAGTCTACAAGGCATCGGTGATCGATCACGCCACCGATCGATCGGTCCAACGCTGCATCCTGCCATCGGCACTGCTGACACTGATCGTCGTTTCGCTCCTGTTGCGAAGCGTGCGGCTGACCCTCGTCGTGCTGGTTGCGGCGGTCTTCTGCGCGATGATTGGTATCGCGATGATCCATTTCACCAGCAATGGGATCAACGCGATCTTGGTCGCCGTCCCCACGCTGCTATATGTATTGACGGTCTCCGGCGCGGTTCACCTTGCGAACTACTACCGCGACGGACTGCACGAAGTCGGCCCCGACCAAGCTGGATTTCGCGCGGTCCAGGTTGGCTGGAGACCTTGCGCGCTCGCTTCGATTTCGACCGCGATCGGGATGGCCAGTCTCGTCGTCTCCGATCTATCGCCGATCCGGCACTTTGGCATCTATTCGGCGCTGGCCGTCGTGATCGGCTTCTTCGTATTGATGTCCGTCTTTGCGGCGACGCTTACGTTAAGCCCCTGCGTGAAGTCGCGACAACCAACAGCCAACATGGTCGAGGTGAATCCTTGGTTGGACCTCGTGATCGCCAAAGTCTTAAAGCATCACAACCTACTGTTAGCCTGTGGGTTGATCGGACTGGCAACCGCCGGGTGGGGATTGAGTCGGACGACGACAACGGTCGACCTATTAAAAAGCTTCCGGCCGCACAGCGAATTGGTCCGCAACTATCGCTGGATCAACGACAACTTAGGACCGCAGGGTTCGCTGGAAATCGTGTTGCACTATGCCCCCGAGTCGACGCAGCGGACGATCGATCGGTTGCGGCAAGTTCACGTCATCGAACAAGAAGCGATGAACGTCGATGGCGTCGCCGCGACAATCTCGGCACTCACCTTCGCACCGACGCTCCCCCGCCCCACCGGGATGCGTGGCATCGCAGCTCAAATTGCTTACGAATCGCAGTTCGTAGCGGCGAGGCAAAAAATCATTACCGAAGGCTGGTTGGCCGATTCCGCCGGCGGCGAATCTTGGCGAATCCACGCGAAGGTCTCCGACATCGATGGGCGGCCCTATGCGGAGGTGATCAACGATTTACGCCACCGAATCGAACCGCTGCTCCCACCCCAGCCCAACAATGTACGGCTGGAATTTACCGGCGGATCGCCACTGATCGACGAAGCGCAGGACGAACTGCTAGGCGACTTAACCAACAGCTTCCTGCTGGCCTTCGCAATTCTTGCCCCCGTGATGATGCTGATGCTACGCAGTTTCTGGGCCGGGCTGTTTGCGATGCTCCCCAACGTAGTCCCCGTCGTGACGGTGTTTGGCATGTTGGGATGGCTGCAGATCCCGATCGGGCTGGGGACGATGCTGACCGCCAGCGTCGCATTGGGAATCGCTGTCGACGACACATTACATTTCCTCACCTGGTATGGCCGCGCGATCCGCCAGGGCAGTTCGCGAAACGAAGCGATCCGCACCGCGTTCCATCGCTGCGCAACCGCGATGGTTCAAACGACGCTGATCTGTTGCGTTGGAATGCTGGTGCTCGTCCCCGCCGAATTTGTTCCGACCAGCATGTTTGCCGTGATGATGATCATCCTGCTGCCCACGGCATTGGTTGGCGATTTGATTCTCTTGCCAGCTCTACTGGCCAGCCGATTAGGCAGCGTCTTCTTCCGACCATCCTCCGCCTCGCCGGAAACCAGCTTGCCCGCCGCAGGAAAACGGACCGACGGAACCGTTAAACAAAATGTTGACTCCCCGCAAAAGTAACCTATGTTACATAGGGAACGGCCGTGCCGGCGCGTTCAACCAGTCGTACCGAAGGGGCAACCATGTGCAAAACGCTACCGATACTTCGCCGCACAAATTCAGCCGGTCGTTTGACCAGCTCTAACAAACGAATGCGTAGTTTTTTGCGGCAGAACTGCATTGCCGAGCATCCGGCAATCACGTGACAAGACTTCTGCTGACACCACTGTACTGCAGGTTACCAACGCGAGACGCGCGGCGCCGGGCAACGACAAGTTTCCCGTCAAAGCTTGCGATTCGCAGGCTCCAATCCAGCTGCCGTTGCGTCCGGTCTACAGGATCGTTACGTGTCGGCTCAACGGTTTACTATGCCGTCGGAAAGTCGCCTGATTCGATTCCCCAAAGTCCCGAAAAAGCAGTCCTTACCCATACGATTGTTCGCGGTGTTGTGATGACGTCGTTTTCCAGAAAGACCGAACTTTCGTTTCGCTAGATTCGTGCTAGGAATACCAAAAATGATTTCCGTGTTAGTTGTCGATGACAGTAAATTTATGGCCAAGGTGCTGCAGACGGTACTGACGGACATCGGCTTCGACGTCGTCGGCTTGGGAAGCGATGGCGACGAAGGTGTCAAGTTGTTCAAAGAACTCTCGCCCGACGTCACCTTGTTAGATGTCACCATGCCGAACATGGATGGACTGGAGTGCCTGACGGAAATCCGCGCGCACAGCCCCGAGGCGAATGTGATCATGCTGTCGGCATTGAAGGACGAAGAGATCGTTCGCAAATGCTTGGAAGCGGGAGCTGGTGCGTTTTTGGAGAAACCGATCCGCCGCCACTGCACCGAAGATCAGCAGCGTCTAATTTCCGCAGTCGAAAAAACTATGGGGCACACGGTGTGAACGACACAAAACATCTATCCGACCATGCGCAAACATATGAAGAGATTGCCGAACGCGTCTTCTTCGAGATGTTTGGTATTTCAACGCTCGACCGTTCCGACGTCATCGAATCCAACTCGCTAAAAACGACGAAGAACTTCATCGTTTCGATCTACTACACGGGGACCGTGTTTGGTGAATATGTCATCGCGATGGACGAATCGACGGCGCAGCGAGTTATCGGTTTGGAGGGGTCGCTGTTCGAACAGACGCAGGACGAAGTTCGCGAGATGATCTGCGATGCGATTTCGGAAACGTTGAACACGATCGTCGGCGAAGCGATTGTGCAACTGCAGGAAACGCATGCAAAACTGACCGTCACCGCACCTCGCGTCTACTTCGGTGAGATTCGTTACCCGCAGTTCCGTACGCGCAGCGTCACGATGCAGACTCAGGTGGGCGAAATCGAGTGCTACTTCTGCTTGGATTCGATGCGATTGGACCTCGCTACTTCCTACGATGAAGCGATGGAGAGCTTGGTCGAGATCAACAGCAAATTGAAAGCTGCCAATCGTCATCTGGCAGAACAACAAGCGCAGTTGGTCCATTCCGAGAAGATGGCGTCGATCGGAATCTTGGCCTCGGGCGTAGCCCACGAAATCAATAACCCCTTGTTTTTTGTCGACACCAATTTGAATGCGTTGTGTGAATATGTGCATGTCATCGAATCGACAATCTCCGATTACGAACGGTTGTGCGCAACGCTGTTGGATTGCAATGCGCCGGTGATTGGTTCGGATGGGAATGAGTTGAGTCTTCTCGATGGCAAAGCTCCCACCAGCAAGCAGCACCGCGACATCCGATACGTACTGAACGATACCAAGGTGTTGGTCAGCGAATCGCGTGACGGCGTGATTCGCATCAAAGACATTGTCAAAAGCCTAAAAGACTTTTCGAATCTCGATCGGGGTGGCATCGTCGATGCAGACCTCAACGCGATCGTGATGAACGCTGTCAAAATGCTTCAAACGACGTTGGGCGATACCGACAAGATCGAATTTCAGCTGGGTGAACTAGCAACGATGGCTTGCAACGTCGGCGAGATCGCTCAAGTTTGTTCGATCGTGATTCTCAACGCGGTACAAGCGACGCCCAACGACGGCAAGGTCTTTGTCTCGACCAACGGCGACGAGGACGAATCGTGCCTAATCGTCAACGACACCGGATCGGGCATCTCTGCGGAAGACTTGGCTCAGATCTTCGATCCATTCTTCACGACGAAGGCCGAGGGCGAGGGAACCGGATTGGGATTGTCGATCGCGTACGGCATCGTTCGCACCCACGGCGGTACGATCAACGTCGAAAGCGAACTCGGCGTGGGAACC from Rosistilla oblonga includes the following:
- a CDS encoding RNA polymerase sigma factor, whose product is MNVQNHSKPADEAVEASDDALIGRALAGEPAAYDSLVRRHAGRLLTMIRAQVGNRDDAEDLMQETLAQAYFKLDTFAGKSSFFTWMYRIAFNLTITKRRKRRLESTHTRTNIETAPTPEDPAVAVDQRMADAEQIARLRSAIERLEPNRRTVLVLRDIDGLDYGEIAEILAIPKGTVRSRLHRARLDLRDLLSRDETIDED
- a CDS encoding efflux RND transporter permease subunit, with the translated sequence MSAPLPREEAENSTTVQQQLRLRTLAWIVVGMLVATSPVLLYAMLNLHSNTTDMHQWLPEGRPEVQRYQEFIQRFGGDEIVIVSWPGCTFNDPRLPQLADALRDAMAKDPQPIWHSVITGPDAMRELIQGPAKLRPGQAAGRIDRLLIGPDRKTTAALIALTPAGGEHPHRVIDSITQIARQTCDLSRDQLRITGGVYKASVIDHATDRSVQRCILPSALLTLIVVSLLLRSVRLTLVVLVAAVFCAMIGIAMIHFTSNGINAILVAVPTLLYVLTVSGAVHLANYYRDGLHEVGPDQAGFRAVQVGWRPCALASISTAIGMASLVVSDLSPIRHFGIYSALAVVIGFFVLMSVFAATLTLSPCVKSRQPTANMVEVNPWLDLVIAKVLKHHNLLLACGLIGLATAGWGLSRTTTTVDLLKSFRPHSELVRNYRWINDNLGPQGSLEIVLHYAPESTQRTIDRLRQVHVIEQEAMNVDGVAATISALTFAPTLPRPTGMRGIAAQIAYESQFVAARQKIITEGWLADSAGGESWRIHAKVSDIDGRPYAEVINDLRHRIEPLLPPQPNNVRLEFTGGSPLIDEAQDELLGDLTNSFLLAFAILAPVMMLMLRSFWAGLFAMLPNVVPVVTVFGMLGWLQIPIGLGTMLTASVALGIAVDDTLHFLTWYGRAIRQGSSRNEAIRTAFHRCATAMVQTTLICCVGMLVLVPAEFVPTSMFAVMMIILLPTALVGDLILLPALLASRLGSVFFRPSSASPETSLPAAGKRTDGTVKQNVDSPQK
- a CDS encoding response regulator; the encoded protein is MISVLVVDDSKFMAKVLQTVLTDIGFDVVGLGSDGDEGVKLFKELSPDVTLLDVTMPNMDGLECLTEIRAHSPEANVIMLSALKDEEIVRKCLEAGAGAFLEKPIRRHCTEDQQRLISAVEKTMGHTV
- a CDS encoding sensor histidine kinase, with the translated sequence MNDTKHLSDHAQTYEEIAERVFFEMFGISTLDRSDVIESNSLKTTKNFIVSIYYTGTVFGEYVIAMDESTAQRVIGLEGSLFEQTQDEVREMICDAISETLNTIVGEAIVQLQETHAKLTVTAPRVYFGEIRYPQFRTRSVTMQTQVGEIECYFCLDSMRLDLATSYDEAMESLVEINSKLKAANRHLAEQQAQLVHSEKMASIGILASGVAHEINNPLFFVDTNLNALCEYVHVIESTISDYERLCATLLDCNAPVIGSDGNELSLLDGKAPTSKQHRDIRYVLNDTKVLVSESRDGVIRIKDIVKSLKDFSNLDRGGIVDADLNAIVMNAVKMLQTTLGDTDKIEFQLGELATMACNVGEIAQVCSIVILNAVQATPNDGKVFVSTNGDEDESCLIVNDTGSGISAEDLAQIFDPFFTTKAEGEGTGLGLSIAYGIVRTHGGTINVESELGVGTKVIVRLPNESVQEELDEAECDAFI